The window CTTGTGGTAAGGGCAGGGCTCTATCATGAACTGGGTGGGTTGGATGAGTTTTTCTTTGCCCACCAGGAAGAGATCGATTTTTGCTGGCGTATGCAGTTGGCCGGTTACAAGGTGATGGCCTGTCCTGCAAGTGTGGTGTACCATGTGGGTGGAGGGACCTTGCCAAAAGGGAATGAATGGAAGGTCTTCCTGAATTTCCGGAACAACCTGATCATGCTGGCCAAGAACCTTCCCCTTTACCAATCATTATATAAGATACCCATCAGGTTTTTTCTGGATGCCATTTCTGCATGGAAGAGCTTGTTCGAGGGACAGGCTATATATTTCAAAGCGATATTGGAAGCGCATGTGGGTTTTATAGGATGGGTATTGATCAGGCATAAACAAAGTGTATTCCCTGTCAGCCGGAAAGGAAAGGTGAATGGATGGTACAGCGGGAGCGTGGTTTGGCAACATTTTGTCAAAGGCAAAAAACATTTTTCAGAAATTGTGCACGAGAAAAAATGATTTTTATTTCCTGACCCTTATTTTTGCACAGCAATTAAAACAGTATGGCACACAACGATATCCACGAAGTTGAGAATCCCCTGGAAAAGGACTTTGGACACAACTGGGTGAACTCATCATCATTCTTGTTTTACCTGCAGGTATTTTGTATCCTGGCCTTTGTGTTGGGTGGTTGCTACGGTTTGTACACACATCGTTACAAGGGTAAGCCTGAGGTAGCTGTACCGGAGAGCACGCAATTCACTCCGAAGTACAAGTAAGAAAAAATTCTTGCGAAAAATTTGGAGGAAATAAAACAGTTCTTATCTTTGCAATCCCAAAACAAACAAGCTCTTAAAATAAACGGCGAAACAAAAGAAAACTCAGTGATGATAGCCTGATGTTTCGACGGAAAATGCGGAAGTAGCTCATTTGGTAGAGCACAACCTTGCCAAGGTTGGGGTGGCCGGTTCGAGCCCGGTCTTCCGCTCCAGAAAAGTTCCAAACCTTGTGTTTGGAATTTTTTTTGTACCTACCTTGCAGTTATGCAGGTGTTGCCCGGGTGGTGGAACTGGTAGACACGCAGGACTTAAAATCCTGTTCGCCGAAAAAGCGAGTACGGGTTCGATTCCCGTCCCGGGCACAAGGCCCCGAACCAAAAATGGTTTGGGGCTTTTTATTTGTGTTCAGTGATAGGGTTGCAGTAGCGTCAATGTAATTTCTCCCTTTGCGTTCTTCGCGGTCCTTCGCGGACTTTGCGTTACTTCTTTATAACGCAAAGGGCGCAAAGGGGAAGAGTTGCTTTTGAGGGGTTTTTTAAGAACGCAAAGCATTGACTGCGTCAATGTGCGCTTATCCTTTGCGTTCTTCGCGGTCCTTCGCGGACTTTGCGTTACTTCTTTATAACGCAAAGGGCGCAAAGTTTTTTGACGCAAAGGGCGCAAAGTGGAGGAGTTGCTTTTGAGGGGTTTTTAAGAGCGCAAAGCATTGACTGCGTAAATGAACTCACATCCTTCGCGTTCTCTGCGGTCCTTCGCGAACTTTGCGTTACTTCTTCTTCCCATAACCAAGTTTCGACTGCCGATGCTTCAGCGCAGGCAGATAGCTGAATCCCCACTGGTTGGAGAGAGGGTCACATTTCCACATCTCCACACCTTGCCCGCCGAAGCTTCAGCGCAGGCGGGTCCTCACTCATACTCATACTCCACCTTACCCATCAGTTGCTGTTGCTTGTTATAGCAAAGGTCCATGCGTTTTAACCCGTTCGGAAGGTATTGATAATACCAGGTCAGGTACTCATTGCTGCCTTCCGGCACCGTGATCATCTTTTTGAGCTGGAGGCCTTCATTGTATTCGAACATATAATCAGGCAGTAACCTCTTGGCCTTGGCGTTGTAACGCACCACATCCGTTAACCTGTTCAGGGCATCATAATAATAATAAACGGTAACCGGGGGGAGGTTCTTACGGATGGCCTTTTCTTCCACTACATTGCCCCTTTCGTCATACTGGAAGCTGACTGTTGTGGTATCGGTATTGTTCCTGATGCGCAGCATTTGGGCAGGCAGTCCTTTGGCATCATAGCTCCATAGGTGTTTTTCGGTTGTAGTGACATTATCTGACTGGCTTTTTACCGCGATCGATACCAGCCGTTTTTGTGCATCATAGGTATATTCCGAACTGTTAGAGGCGTTCTGGGCACTATCGGTTGTCCTTACCAGTAACCCTGCTTCGTTATAATAAGTAGTCAGGAAAGCTTCCCCCACAACCGTTGTCCTGGTAATGGTGGTGATGCTGTTCCTTTTAGGGTCAATCTGCTGTTCCCCTGTAAATCCCGCCGATTCTGCTGAATTGCCTTCATAGCTGGAAAAGGCCACCTTCCTCACCTGGTTCTGTTTCAGTTGGATGAATAACTGGTTGGTTTGGTTGGTAGTGATGATGTCCTTAAAATAATATTGCGCTTTGAGGACGGTTACGCTGCAAAAAAGGGTAAGGGAGAGCAGGATTTTTTTCATTTGCCAAATAACGGGTTTGATGGTGACAGACGCAAGATAAGGCTGGCTATTAGTTTTCTATGCTTAAATATTTGTAATTATTTTTAAGCAAATTTCGAACCAGTGTCCCATTACCAGGAAAGAAAGGAAAAGGATTGCCTGAACTGCGGAACCATTGTTGAAGGCAGGTATTGTCATAATTGTGGTCAGGAGAATCTTGAACCCAGGGAAACCCTTTGGGGGCTGATCACCCACTTTGTGTATGATATCACCCATTTCGACGGGAAATTCTTCAGCACCCTGAAGTACCTCCTGTTCAGGCCCGGATTCCTTTCCTCTGAATATATCAAGGGGCGAAGGAACAGTTACCTCCACCCGATCCGGATGTATGTGTTCACTTCCGCATTCTTTTTCCTGATCTTTTTCACCATTTACAGGGTTGACCAGATCGGGGAATCAAAAAAGACCCAATTGGTCAACGAGAAAGAACGCCTGGAAAGGGCAAAGAAAAGCCTCCTGGAAGACCGGTCCAAACTGAATGATGTGGTCCTTGTCAAGACCCTGGATTCAGTAGTTGCCGGATTGGATAAGGATATCGCCAGGATGGAGCTGGAACTCAGTAAGAATGCGATAGATACGCTTTCCAGCCCCGATATGCAAAAAGTTATAAGGGACTCCCTAAAGGCGAAAGGGGTGCCGGTGGAAGATGACCAGCGATTGAAGCTGTCGGCAGGTCGGGCTGCCATAGAGTTTGGTGAAGATGGAAAGCCCAAGGAAACCATCAAAAGCGGGGAATTGGATTACTCGAGTATGGAAGCCTATGTCAGGATGCAGAAGGCCCTGCCGGCTGACAAGCGTGATGGCTGGCTAACAAAGGCTTTTACTACCAAAATGCTCGCCATAGTTGAGGAGGGTAACAAGGATGAGAAAAAGGCTTTACAGAAATTCATCAGCAACCTTGTCCACAGTATTCCCAAAATGCTGTTCATCTCACTTCCCATCTTCGCATTCATCCTTAAATTGTTGTACAGGAGGCGGAAAGACCTTATGGTGCCTGACCACGGGATATTTGCCATCCACCTGTATTGCGCCACCTTCATCGTTTTGTTGGTCTGGTTTGGGGTCGCCCGGGCCTATGAGGCTACGGACTGGGGCCCTTTAGGATTTGTAATGTTTATGATCATCTTACTGATCTATTTTTACCTGTATAAGGCGATGCGTAATTTCTACGGCCAGAGCCGGAAAAGGACGATTGCCAAGTTCATTTTATTGAATATGCTTTCCTTCGTTATGATGTTGTTCCTGTTGGTCATTTTTACCGTGATCAGTGCAGCACAAATGAGTGGAAGCGCCCATTAACCTGAAGATATGGATAGAGCTGCCGTTGCTGCTGAGTTTTTAAGGCTATTAGGGATCATGGATGACCTGAGGGAGAAATGTCCCTGGGACCGCAAGCAAACCATCCAGTCGCTCCGTCAATTGTCAATTGAAGAATTGTACGAACTGGCTGATGCTATTTCGACTGAAGATTGGAAAGGCATCAAGGAAGAGTTGGGGGACCTGTTCCTGCACCTGGTATTCTATGCAAAGATCGGTGCTGAACAAGGCAGGTTCACCCTCGATGAGGTGTTGGCCGGCATCAACCAGAAACTGATCGACCGCCATCCCCATATATACGGTGATGTAAAGGTGGAGAACGAAGATGATGTGAAGCGGAACTGGGAACAGTTGAAATTAAAAGAGGGGAAGAAATCTGTCCTCAGCGGGGTGCCAAAGTCCTTGCCGGCAACAGTCAAAGCCATGCGGTTGCAGGAAAAAGCCAAACAGGTAGGCTTTGAATGGGATAACCGTGACCAGGTTTGGGATAAGGTAACAGAGGAGATGGACGAGTTGAAAGAAGCCTTAGCCGGAGGGGATGCTGAAAGGATCGAGGAAGAATTTGGCGACCTGGTTTTTTCCATGATCAACTATGCACGCTTTTTGCAGGTAGATGCTGAACATGCCCTGGAGCGGACCAACAAGAAGTTCATGGATCGCTTCACCCGGATGGAGGCAATGGCCTCTGAGCAGGGGAAAGCCCTTGCTGACATGAACCTGGCTGAAATGGATGCTTTGTGGAATATCATTAAATCGCAAAAAACCTAGTATTGAGAAGTTTTGTCCTGCAGGTATTGAAAAGGAACGCCTATTATATCCTGGCCGCTGCCTGGCTATTCACCATCGCATTCATCATCAATAATTATTTTGCAGGGGCATCTTCTGCCCGCTACCTGAGGACGGGGATTGAGGAGAGGATACAGCAACAGGAAGTTGGTTTCAAGGACCTGGTTAAAGACACCCTTCTGTTTAAGGTGCTTTCCAATGGCAGTTACCAGCAAAGCCACCTTGACAGGGTAACAAAGCTTCCCTACGGCCTTTTCATCTACCGACCACAGCCTTATGGTAACTGGCAGATCAGTTTCTGGAATACCCAACAGGTATTGCCTAATTCTGACATCATTTATAGTTCTGCTTCCAGTCAGTTCATTCAACTCCAGAATGGACAGTATGTATTTATCAGGAAGGAGTTGTCAATAGGGAAGGAAAAACGCCTGGTGGTCGCCTTGCTTCCAGTCAGGTCGGAATATTTCATCCAGAATAAGAACCTGAAACGATCCTTTGCTGGCTTTCCCCAGGCAGAGTCCAGTGTGGCGACTTCCGTTTACGAAACGGAGTTTCCGGTGAAAAGCATTAGCGGGGAAATCCTTTTCTTTCTCCAGCCCAGGAATATCTATGCCAACCAGAACTCAAACGAATGGTCGTTGTTGCTGACTGTCATTGGGGTGATGTTGTTGCTGATGGCATTGCATCATGCAGCGGTAAGTATTGTAGAGGAGTATGGATTTTTCAAGGGATTCCTCTTCCTCTTCCTCACTGTTGTGGTCCTCAGGTGGGCTACTTTCTGGTTTAGTGATATTTTCTCCTGGAGGACCTATGAACTCTTTGATCCCTCCATTTATAGTTCAAGTTCCCTCCTGCCATCATTAGGCGACCTGCTCATTAACGTATTCCTGTTCTGCTGGCTGATGCTCTTCCTGTACAGGAGGGTAAGCCTGGTCAGGATATCCAGGTTCGGCGAGGGTTTTACCAGGAATTTTTTCATTGCTTGTGCTGCAATTATCCTTTTGGGTACGACCTTTTCATTTGCCTATATCATCAAGACCCTGATCTCCGATGCCAGGATATCCTTTAATGTGACCAATTTTTTCAGCCTGGATATCTACAGTTTCTATGGATTCATTGTGTTGACCACCCTGGCTTTAAGTTATTTCCTCCTTTCCTCTTTCCTATTAAAGACCATCAGTCCATTGAAGCCCATGGAGCGGGTATTGTTGTATTCCATCATGGCAGTAGCAGGCCTTTCCTTCCTCACCTTCATGCGCAACAGCAGCCTGCTGGAGCTCTATATCTTTGTGTTGCTTTGGCTGATCGGCTATGTATGGCTCATGAAGAGGCCATTTCTGCTCAGGTTGGGTGAGCGCTGGAACCTTTCTGTAGCCTTGCTATGGATGTTTGTTTATTCTGCTTCCATTGCAGTGATCATCCAGAATGAGAACAGGCGCATTGAGATCGACCAACGCAAACGGACTGCAGAGAAGCTGGCACTACGGGCTGACCCTTCGAGTGAAAGGTTGCTGAGCATTGCCCTTACTTATTTCGATAACGATTTCCTGCTGGATAATTTTTACCGGTTTGGCCTGGCATCTGCCAACCAATACCTGAAGGATAGCCTGATCAATAAGAACTTCAGCGCCTACCTCAATAAGTACGATACCAGGATCTATACTTTCGACAACCAGGAACAACCCTTATACAATAATGATCCCATTTCCTATGATACCCTCAATACTATTTTCATGATAGAGGGGAAGCCTACGAATGTGGTGGACCTGAGGTATTTTGAAAAGGCATTCGATAAGTTCTCCTATATCAGCAAGAAAACAGTTACGGATACCATTGGCAGTATTGTGGGATATATGTTCATCCTTTCGGAGCCCAAGAAATACAAGAGTGATGCCCTGGTGCCGGAGTTGTTCCGGTCCAGGAAGGATTTTATGCCCGATGAATACTCGCCTGTCTATAGTTATGCGATCTATAACAACAAGGAATTGCTGGATTATTACAACGAGTATGCTTTCCCTATCCGGCTGGCCGATGCCCAGTTGCCGAAGAATAATTTTACCCAGCGCAGGAATGGTGATTATGATGAATTATGGTTCAGGGATAATAACAAGGTAGTGGTCATTGCCCGTCGTGATAACCTGTGGCTGGAATCCATTACGCTGGTAGCCTACCTCTTTAGCTCCTTTTTATTGTTAATGGGTGTTTACCGGATCATTACCGTCCTTATGCAATCACGGCTGAAGTTGTCGGCGATACGGCAGCGTATGCAACTGAACCTTCGTATCCAGATCCATACCATCATCATTTCCATCAGTATATTTTCTTTCCTGGTGATCGGGGCCACTACCATCTTCTTTTTCATCAATCGCTACAATAAGAATAAGCAGGACCAATTGAGCAGGGCCATCCAGATCATTGCCAGTGAGGTGCAGAGCAGGATGGTGAATAAGGAAGTTTTCAGTGATATGGTGAGGCTCTATGAAGAAGGGGCCAATGAAGCGCTGGAGACCCTTTCCCGTGAGGTGGCCGAGATCCATGGTACGGACTTCAACCTGTATGACCTGAATGGTGAACTGAAGGTTTCCTCTAATCCCTTCATTTATGATAAAGGGATATTGAGTGTAAGGATGAATCCTGATGCCTATTTCAATATGCATCGTAAGCGCCTGGTCCAGTTCGCGACCCAGGAGGAGATCGTGGGGATCAGTTATCATAGTATCTATGCCCCTGTAAGGGATGAGGAGGGTAACCCCTATGCCTACCTGAATATGCCATCCTTTGACTCGCAGGTGGACCTTAAAAGGGAGATTTCGAATTTCCTGGTGACCATCATTAACCTTAATGCCTTTATCTTCCTGCTTGCCGGGGTGATAGCGGTCTTCATTACCAACAGGATCACCTCATCGTTTTCGCTTATCAGTGAGAAGATGCGTGCGGTAAGTCTCGGGCAGCATAATGAGGCGATCGAATGGAACAGGGAAGATGAGATCGGAGAACTGGTGAAGGAATATAATAAGATGGTAAACAAGCTGGAGGAGAGTGCCGTTGCACTGGCCAAGAGTGAAAGGGAAGGGGCCTGGCGGGAAATGGCCCGGCAGGTGGCGCATGAGATCAAGAACCCGCTGACCCCAATGAAGCTCAGCATACAATACTTGCAAAAGGCAATCGACAGCAATACAGGTGATGTGAAGCAACTTACTTCCAATGTGGCGCGGACCCTGGTGGAACAGATCGATCACCTGTCCAAGATCGCATCCGAGTTTTCGCAGTTCGCAAATATCAGCAATGCCAGGATCGAACGATTCGACCTCCATGATGTGCTGTATTCATTGTCGCATCTCTATGAATCGAATGAGCAATTGGAGTTCAGCTGGAAGCCTGTCCACCGCCAGGTAATGCTGAATGCGGATAAGACACAGATCAACCGCCTCTTCACCAACCTGCTGCAAAATGCGGTTGAGGCAACACAAGGCTTGGAACATTGTGTAGTTACGGTTGAAGAGGAGTTAAGGGATCTTGTTATCGTAGTGAAAGTGAGTGATAACGGAAGCGGTATCCCCGAAGCAACACAGTCCAGGATCTTTACACCCAATTTCACTACCAAGACCTCCGGTACCGGACTAGGCCTGGCGATGTGTAAAGGAATCGTAGAACAGGCCCATGGGCGCATCTGGTTTGAAACGAATGAAGGCAAAGGGACTACCTTCTATGTTGAATTGCCGATAGAGCAGGTGTCTTGAATAGAGAATGAATATATAAAAGGGAGGCTGTTTAAAATAGCCTCCCTTTACAGTTATGTAAAGAACAATACAGGTCAGATCTTCCTGTTGGCAGACAGGAATGTTTCGAATGCGGCAAGGTTGAAGCTGCTGAGGTTGCTGGCTGCTGTCAGGCCGCCCTTCCTGGCGCTGATCACGCCGTAGCGCACATCATCAAATCCTTCCACCTGGTGGGCATCTGGATTAATGGAAAGAAGGGCCCCTTTTTCCATGGCATATGGGATCCAGCTATAATCAATATCGAGTCTTCGCGGGTGGGCATTGATCTCAAGGACCACCTTATGCTTTACACAGGCGTCGATCACCTGTTCATGGTCAATAGGATAGCCCGGGCGGCTTAACAATAACCTCCCGGTCATATGGCCCAGAATTGTGGTTGCGGGGTGTTCAATGGCCCTGAGCAAGCGCTGCATGGCCTTTTCAGCGGTCATTTTCAGGTTGCTGTGTACAGAAGCGATAACGAGGTCAAAGCCTGCCAAGACATCATCGGGATAATCGAGTGAGCCATCGCCCAGGATATCACACTCAATGCTTTTGAAGATCTTAAAAGGTTCCAGCCTTGCATTCAATTCATCAATATAGGCATGTTGCTCCCGGATGCGCTCAACCGAAAGTCCGTTAGCATAACCTGCGGACCTGCTGTGGTCACTGATCACCAGGTATTCATAGCCTTTGCTGATACAGCCTTTGGCCATTTCCTCAATGGTATGCAATCCATCGCTCCAGTTGCTATGACTATGGATGATGCCCCTGATGTCCTGCACCATTATTGGCTCAGGCAGGGAATTGGCAATGGCCTTATCCAGAAGGGCAGGTAGGTCCCGTTGATAGTCAGGAATGAAGGGCAGGCCAAGGGTTTCGAAAATGCTTCCCTCGTCAGGGTATTCCCTGTTATCATCAAAGCCGGTACGTGCTTTCAGTTGGTCCAGAAATTCCCTGCTGCAGCTACTCGTAAAGCTGTCGGTAACGAATTTATCCTTGCTTGTGCCAATGAATACCATTCGTGCCCCTTCAGGTCCTGTTGCTTCCAATTCATTAGCGGGGGTTGTGGCGCAACTGAAGTTTTGTTGCTGCAGGAACTGTTCTAAGGTTGCCAGGGGGGTGGTTGTTATGAGTTGTAGGGCGGTGATGGTGTTGGCCTGTCGCCTGATCTCACCCGCCAGTTGATGGTGGTGGTCAGGGAACTGTTTGCTGATGGCTGCCAGTACCTGGTTGGCATAGCTTTCAATCTCTGCAAAAAGGAAATGTCCTTTATTGTGCAGGTAGAAATTGATGGACTGTTTTACACTCTCCTGGGTCTTTTCCCCAAAACCTTTGTACATCAGCAACCTGTTCTCATTACAGGCATACAGGAGTTCACCCAATGATTCGATACCCATCTCTTTCCAGATGGTGGCGATCTTCTTGGGGCCAAGTCCTTTGATGTTGAGCATCTCCAGCACACCGGGTGGGGTTTGTGCAACCAGGTCAACCAATACCTGGAGCTTACCCGTGTCCAATAGTTCCATGATCTTTTTCGCGGAAGAGTCGCCAATCCCTTTCATGCCGGCGATCTTTTCCCTGGGGGTATCAGACAATTGAAGCGGCAGTTTTTCAATGTTAAAGGCCGCGGTAGCGTATGATTTTGCCTTGAATGAATTTTCCCCGTGGATATCCATCAGTTTGGATAGGAGGGAGAATTGGTCAGCTATTGCGTAATTATCCATAATCTTCTTGTTGCCACTTGGGCAGGAAACCCGAAGGTACAGAAGAACAGGGTTTTAGCTGGTAATTCGTGAAAGGAAGCGGTGATGGTTGGTCTTCTTTATTAGCAGGAGGGGAATGAAAAAGAAAAGTCCCGGCTGAACCGGGACTTTTCAATATCGGAAGCTATTTCCTTAAGCTTTCTTAGCGGCTTTCTTAGGAGCAGCTTTCTTAGCGGCCTTCTTAGGAGCAGCTTTCTTAGCAGCAGCCTTCTTAGGAGCAGCTTTCTTAGCAGCAGCCTTTTTAGGAGCGGCTTTCTTTGCAGCCTTCTTAGGAGCGGCCTTCTTTGCAGCAGCTTTCTTAGGAGCAGCTTTCTTTACAGCTTTTTTTGCAGCAGCTTTCTTTGGAGCCGCTTTTTTTGCAGTTGCCATTTTTTTAGAATTTAATGATTAGTAAATGGGTTTACTTGACGTAAAAATATAAACTAATCTGGAACTGCAAAAATTTTCTTGCTTTTTTAATCGAAAATGATTAAGCAGAAACTTCAACCGGGTTGATAGAAACGATGGTCTTGTTTTCCCTGGTCTTGCGGAATTCAACCACACCATCAGCCAGAGCGAACAGTGTGAAATCCCTTCCAACACCTACGTTCTTACCAGGATGGTAGGAAGTACCACGCTGACGAACGATGATGTTACCGGAAATAGCGGGCTGACCACCATAGATCTTTACACCCAGGCGCTTGCTTTGTGAGTCGCGTCCGTTCTTTACACTACCTTCACCTTTTTTGTGTGCCATGACGTATAAGTTTTAATGCGATTAAGCGATTTCGTTGATCTTGATTTTGGTGTAGTGAGCGCGGTGTCCGATCTTCTTACGGAAACCTTTCCTCCTTTTCATTTTAAAGGCGATCACTTTGTCACCCTGCAGATGGTCAACGATCTCGGCCTTAACTGTAGCCTTAACCGCATCACCAGCAGTGAGGGTTCCGTTGTTATCCACCAGCAATACTTCTGGAAACTCTACCTTATCGCCGGCGTTACCTGCCAATTGGGGAACATACAAAGTCTGGTCCTTCTGAACCTTGAATTGCTGACCGGCTATTTTAACAACTGCAAACATAACTTACCAAAATTAGGAGTGCAAAGGTAAGGGTAAAATCCGTTTCATCAAACAGATTTTCAGAAATATTTACCGCAAATTTAAGACAGGGCTGCCTTATCCCCCCTAAATTTGTTCCCAGCCCCCATTGCACTATGAAATTCAAGTCTTTTTTAGCGAAGCCTTTCGCTTCCTATGTATACAAGCAGGTAAAAAGGTCCATGCAGAACGCCGTGGCCGACCAGGAAGCGATTTTCCGCGAACTGGTCAAGACAGGTGCCGGCACCCAGTTCGGTAAGGACCACCACCTGGCCGAGGTTTCCGGCCATGAGCAGTTCACCCAGGCTATCCCCATCCGGGATTACGAGCAGTACAAGCCCTATATCGAGCT is drawn from Flavihumibacter rivuli and contains these coding sequences:
- a CDS encoding RHS repeat domain-containing protein, producing the protein MKKILLSLTLFCSVTVLKAQYYFKDIITTNQTNQLFIQLKQNQVRKVAFSSYEGNSAESAGFTGEQQIDPKRNSITTITRTTVVGEAFLTTYYNEAGLLVRTTDSAQNASNSSEYTYDAQKRLVSIAVKSQSDNVTTTEKHLWSYDAKGLPAQMLRIRNNTDTTTVSFQYDERGNVVEEKAIRKNLPPVTVYYYYDALNRLTDVVRYNAKAKRLLPDYMFEYNEGLQLKKMITVPEGSNEYLTWYYQYLPNGLKRMDLCYNKQQQLMGKVEYEYE
- the rpmA gene encoding 50S ribosomal protein L27 — encoded protein: MAHKKGEGSVKNGRDSQSKRLGVKIYGGQPAISGNIIVRQRGTSYHPGKNVGVGRDFTLFALADGVVEFRKTRENKTIVSINPVEVSA
- a CDS encoding DNA polymerase/3'-5' exonuclease PolX; the encoded protein is MDNYAIADQFSLLSKLMDIHGENSFKAKSYATAAFNIEKLPLQLSDTPREKIAGMKGIGDSSAKKIMELLDTGKLQVLVDLVAQTPPGVLEMLNIKGLGPKKIATIWKEMGIESLGELLYACNENRLLMYKGFGEKTQESVKQSINFYLHNKGHFLFAEIESYANQVLAAISKQFPDHHHQLAGEIRRQANTITALQLITTTPLATLEQFLQQQNFSCATTPANELEATGPEGARMVFIGTSKDKFVTDSFTSSCSREFLDQLKARTGFDDNREYPDEGSIFETLGLPFIPDYQRDLPALLDKAIANSLPEPIMVQDIRGIIHSHSNWSDGLHTIEEMAKGCISKGYEYLVISDHSRSAGYANGLSVERIREQHAYIDELNARLEPFKIFKSIECDILGDGSLDYPDDVLAGFDLVIASVHSNLKMTAEKAMQRLLRAIEHPATTILGHMTGRLLLSRPGYPIDHEQVIDACVKHKVVLEINAHPRRLDIDYSWIPYAMEKGALLSINPDAHQVEGFDDVRYGVISARKGGLTAASNLSSFNLAAFETFLSANRKI
- the mazG gene encoding nucleoside triphosphate pyrophosphohydrolase, with amino-acid sequence MDRAAVAAEFLRLLGIMDDLREKCPWDRKQTIQSLRQLSIEELYELADAISTEDWKGIKEELGDLFLHLVFYAKIGAEQGRFTLDEVLAGINQKLIDRHPHIYGDVKVENEDDVKRNWEQLKLKEGKKSVLSGVPKSLPATVKAMRLQEKAKQVGFEWDNRDQVWDKVTEEMDELKEALAGGDAERIEEEFGDLVFSMINYARFLQVDAEHALERTNKKFMDRFTRMEAMASEQGKALADMNLAEMDALWNIIKSQKT
- a CDS encoding sensor histidine kinase yields the protein MRSFVLQVLKRNAYYILAAAWLFTIAFIINNYFAGASSARYLRTGIEERIQQQEVGFKDLVKDTLLFKVLSNGSYQQSHLDRVTKLPYGLFIYRPQPYGNWQISFWNTQQVLPNSDIIYSSASSQFIQLQNGQYVFIRKELSIGKEKRLVVALLPVRSEYFIQNKNLKRSFAGFPQAESSVATSVYETEFPVKSISGEILFFLQPRNIYANQNSNEWSLLLTVIGVMLLLMALHHAAVSIVEEYGFFKGFLFLFLTVVVLRWATFWFSDIFSWRTYELFDPSIYSSSSLLPSLGDLLINVFLFCWLMLFLYRRVSLVRISRFGEGFTRNFFIACAAIILLGTTFSFAYIIKTLISDARISFNVTNFFSLDIYSFYGFIVLTTLALSYFLLSSFLLKTISPLKPMERVLLYSIMAVAGLSFLTFMRNSSLLELYIFVLLWLIGYVWLMKRPFLLRLGERWNLSVALLWMFVYSASIAVIIQNENRRIEIDQRKRTAEKLALRADPSSERLLSIALTYFDNDFLLDNFYRFGLASANQYLKDSLINKNFSAYLNKYDTRIYTFDNQEQPLYNNDPISYDTLNTIFMIEGKPTNVVDLRYFEKAFDKFSYISKKTVTDTIGSIVGYMFILSEPKKYKSDALVPELFRSRKDFMPDEYSPVYSYAIYNNKELLDYYNEYAFPIRLADAQLPKNNFTQRRNGDYDELWFRDNNKVVVIARRDNLWLESITLVAYLFSSFLLLMGVYRIITVLMQSRLKLSAIRQRMQLNLRIQIHTIIISISIFSFLVIGATTIFFFINRYNKNKQDQLSRAIQIIASEVQSRMVNKEVFSDMVRLYEEGANEALETLSREVAEIHGTDFNLYDLNGELKVSSNPFIYDKGILSVRMNPDAYFNMHRKRLVQFATQEEIVGISYHSIYAPVRDEEGNPYAYLNMPSFDSQVDLKREISNFLVTIINLNAFIFLLAGVIAVFITNRITSSFSLISEKMRAVSLGQHNEAIEWNREDEIGELVKEYNKMVNKLEESAVALAKSEREGAWREMARQVAHEIKNPLTPMKLSIQYLQKAIDSNTGDVKQLTSNVARTLVEQIDHLSKIASEFSQFANISNARIERFDLHDVLYSLSHLYESNEQLEFSWKPVHRQVMLNADKTQINRLFTNLLQNAVEATQGLEHCVVTVEEELRDLVIVVKVSDNGSGIPEATQSRIFTPNFTTKTSGTGLGLAMCKGIVEQAHGRIWFETNEGKGTTFYVELPIEQVS
- a CDS encoding DUF3667 domain-containing protein, with amino-acid sequence MSHYQERKEKDCLNCGTIVEGRYCHNCGQENLEPRETLWGLITHFVYDITHFDGKFFSTLKYLLFRPGFLSSEYIKGRRNSYLHPIRMYVFTSAFFFLIFFTIYRVDQIGESKKTQLVNEKERLERAKKSLLEDRSKLNDVVLVKTLDSVVAGLDKDIARMELELSKNAIDTLSSPDMQKVIRDSLKAKGVPVEDDQRLKLSAGRAAIEFGEDGKPKETIKSGELDYSSMEAYVRMQKALPADKRDGWLTKAFTTKMLAIVEEGNKDEKKALQKFISNLVHSIPKMLFISLPIFAFILKLLYRRRKDLMVPDHGIFAIHLYCATFIVLLVWFGVARAYEATDWGPLGFVMFMIILLIYFYLYKAMRNFYGQSRKRTIAKFILLNMLSFVMMLFLLVIFTVISAAQMSGSAH
- the rplU gene encoding 50S ribosomal protein L21 is translated as MFAVVKIAGQQFKVQKDQTLYVPQLAGNAGDKVEFPEVLLVDNNGTLTAGDAVKATVKAEIVDHLQGDKVIAFKMKRRKGFRKKIGHRAHYTKIKINEIA